In a single window of the Pyrococcus sp. NA2 genome:
- a CDS encoding aminopeptidase — MEEEKLANAARVLVREVISLKKGEKLLIISDFEGKRIVEAILREALKVGGKPYHFSFMPTRRDFLPPAISGLIEDSDAIILVSSVSLSFSKEVWTALKEEKRVVSCPRTNEDMFCRALSVDPKKLSNETRKVASLLSEASSLEIMSNGRKFKASISEREAIYVDGLANKPGKFTIIPGGIIGIAPIEGTPEGGLVINGSISHMGPLTSEIKLKVEKGKIVEISGGEDAKKFEKLLESYGDENMFKIAEIGVGVHPMMRIRGNATEDESARGAVIIGIGENVGHLKGNIKAPDHIDLAIWGASLKVDNRWLVIHGALEV; from the coding sequence ATGGAGGAGGAAAAACTGGCTAATGCCGCTAGGGTTCTCGTTAGGGAAGTCATTTCACTTAAGAAAGGAGAAAAACTTCTGATAATTTCGGATTTCGAGGGTAAAAGAATCGTCGAAGCAATATTAAGGGAAGCCCTGAAAGTTGGAGGAAAACCATATCATTTTTCTTTCATGCCCACAAGAAGGGATTTCCTTCCCCCAGCAATCTCTGGATTAATTGAAGACTCTGATGCCATCATACTTGTTTCAAGCGTGTCCTTGAGTTTTTCAAAAGAGGTGTGGACAGCTTTAAAGGAAGAGAAAAGAGTTGTATCATGCCCAAGAACTAACGAGGACATGTTTTGCAGGGCTCTTTCTGTTGATCCAAAAAAGCTATCCAACGAAACTAGGAAGGTCGCTTCCCTGTTGAGTGAGGCATCATCCCTGGAGATAATGTCGAATGGCAGGAAATTTAAAGCCTCGATATCAGAGAGGGAAGCAATTTACGTGGACGGATTAGCGAATAAGCCTGGGAAGTTCACAATAATACCTGGGGGCATTATAGGAATAGCACCAATTGAGGGAACACCTGAAGGGGGGCTTGTAATCAATGGTAGCATAAGCCATATGGGGCCTTTGACATCAGAGATCAAATTGAAAGTAGAGAAGGGAAAGATCGTCGAGATTTCTGGTGGGGAAGATGCGAAAAAATTTGAAAAGCTTTTGGAGTCTTACGGGGATGAAAACATGTTTAAGATAGCCGAAATAGGGGTTGGCGTACATCCAATGATGAGGATTAGGGGAAATGCAACCGAAGATGAAAGCGCAAGGGGTGCGGTGATCATAGGGATTGGAGAAAATGTAGGGCATTTAAAAGGAAATATCAAAGCGCCGGATCACATTGATTTGGCAATTTGGGGAGCTAGTTTAAAGGTTGATAATAGATGGCTTGTTATTCACGGTGCACTGGAGGTGTAG
- a CDS encoding RidA family protein, whose translation MIEVVFSENAPKPIGPYSQAIKAGNFLFIAGQIPLDKDGKVVEGNIKAQTRQVLENIKAILEAAGAGLENVVKVTVYLRDMNDFGAMNEVYSEYFNRSKPARVVVEVSRLPKDVKIEIEAIAYL comes from the coding sequence ATGATAGAGGTCGTGTTTAGTGAGAATGCACCAAAACCCATTGGGCCCTATAGTCAAGCCATAAAGGCAGGAAACTTTCTTTTCATAGCAGGACAAATTCCACTTGATAAAGATGGGAAAGTGGTGGAAGGGAACATAAAAGCTCAGACGAGACAGGTGCTTGAAAATATAAAGGCAATTCTTGAGGCGGCTGGGGCAGGTTTGGAAAACGTAGTTAAGGTTACTGTGTATTTAAGGGACATGAACGACTTTGGAGCAATGAACGAGGTATATTCTGAGTATTTTAACAGATCTAAACCTGCAAGGGTTGTGGTTGAGGTTTCAAGGTTGCCAAAAGACGTAAAGATTGAAATCGAGGCAATAGCCTATCTTTAG
- a CDS encoding Lrp/AsnC family transcriptional regulator translates to MGKQIKALLFLRIEPMKRVFEMDEILASIPQVQRIYEVTGEFELFVEVIVEGSTELGMIVNKISRIPGVKLIQIFVVTKVIKENTEYRCK, encoded by the coding sequence ATGGGCAAGCAAATAAAAGCTCTGCTCTTTCTCAGGATTGAGCCAATGAAACGAGTATTTGAAATGGATGAAATTCTGGCTAGCATACCTCAGGTACAACGCATCTATGAAGTTACGGGTGAATTTGAACTATTCGTTGAGGTTATCGTTGAGGGTAGCACGGAGCTTGGAATGATCGTGAATAAAATATCTCGCATACCGGGTGTTAAGCTGATCCAGATATTTGTTGTGACGAAAGTAATAAAGGAAAATACAGAATACAGATGTAAATGA
- a CDS encoding Lrp/AsnC family transcriptional regulator yields the protein MRKLDETDRRILLALTRNARIKLVELSKMLGISVTAIQKRIAKLEEEGIIDGYSARLNFEKMGYSISAFIRMAVEPSMREHVLKELSKLDTIVEFYEVSGDYDIIARVVARDIADLRDTLLTSLTKIGGIRKTSTMVIMREHICDLGKLLGVNDDGQANKSSALSQD from the coding sequence ATGAGAAAACTTGACGAGACTGATAGGAGGATTCTACTTGCGCTCACGAGGAATGCTCGCATAAAGCTTGTAGAACTTTCCAAAATGCTTGGGATAAGTGTTACCGCAATTCAGAAGCGAATTGCCAAGCTTGAGGAGGAGGGGATCATAGATGGATATTCAGCAAGGCTAAATTTTGAGAAAATGGGCTACAGTATTTCGGCGTTTATAAGAATGGCAGTGGAGCCTTCTATGAGGGAGCATGTTTTAAAGGAACTCTCCAAGCTTGATACAATAGTGGAATTCTACGAGGTAAGTGGAGATTATGACATAATAGCGAGGGTAGTAGCAAGGGACATAGCTGATTTAAGGGATACTTTACTCACCTCTCTGACGAAGATTGGGGGAATAAGGAAGACTTCGACAATGGTAATAATGAGAGAACACATCTGTGATCTGGGAAAGCTCCTGGGAGTGAACGATGATGGGCAAGCAAATAAAAGCTCTGCTCTTTCTCAGGATTGA
- a CDS encoding ATP-binding protein: MRVVEEKLVESIVRRTIDTAEARLRKYVFTPIGEKRPERKPLAKLKEEVESFLRTWENKLLVLYDLRGVGKTTMLAQIYFKLLPQIPRERLVYVSLDKLRPLGIGLNDFVQAYERLLGERIEEFSQPTFFFIDEAHYDENFGITVKDLHDSASNLMIIVTGSSSLPLKLDPDLMRRAKRLRVLPLTFTEYLLLKRGLQIPEEFSATLKHAFLNCDFSRVEDKLDGVLLRFTEKDVEDYLIQGSLPIYLTSKNPLEDACEILRKIVEVDLAHEGFSETTREKALGLLLLLASGESLAYDDLSSTLGLAKGTVEKLIEKLEDLEVLFPIRAYGSLGKVARKTPKYKFLAPMLRSAVLYEFGLFERDSKTLGMLLEDAVALYLYLLAKGKKLGLHYDAQKGGADFILKGHSTGIVIEVGWGRKGLRQVTKTMKKTGLTCGVVVYNGPLKKKGNVWFVPRELFLLML; this comes from the coding sequence GTGAGAGTTGTAGAGGAAAAACTTGTTGAAAGCATCGTGAGGAGGACAATTGATACAGCTGAGGCGAGGCTTAGAAAGTACGTTTTTACCCCAATTGGAGAAAAACGACCTGAAAGGAAACCTCTCGCAAAGCTTAAAGAGGAGGTTGAATCATTCCTCAGGACGTGGGAGAACAAACTCCTCGTCCTATATGATCTCCGTGGTGTCGGAAAAACTACCATGCTTGCTCAGATATACTTCAAACTTCTTCCTCAAATCCCAAGGGAAAGACTTGTTTACGTTTCCCTCGACAAACTTCGTCCACTAGGAATTGGTCTAAACGACTTTGTTCAAGCTTATGAACGTCTTCTCGGTGAAAGAATTGAAGAGTTTAGCCAGCCTACCTTCTTCTTCATTGATGAAGCTCATTATGATGAGAACTTTGGCATCACAGTGAAAGACCTTCATGATTCCGCAAGCAATCTTATGATTATAGTTACTGGATCCTCTTCACTCCCCCTCAAGCTTGATCCTGACTTGATGAGGAGAGCCAAAAGGCTTAGAGTGCTGCCTCTTACCTTCACCGAGTATTTACTCCTTAAGCGTGGCCTTCAAATACCTGAAGAATTTAGTGCAACTTTAAAACATGCATTTCTCAATTGTGATTTCTCCAGAGTCGAAGATAAGCTTGATGGAGTCTTACTGAGGTTCACTGAAAAGGACGTTGAGGATTACCTCATTCAAGGCTCATTACCCATTTACCTCACTTCAAAGAATCCGCTTGAAGATGCTTGTGAAATACTGAGAAAGATTGTCGAAGTTGATCTAGCGCACGAAGGATTCTCTGAGACGACACGAGAAAAGGCTCTTGGCCTATTACTTCTTCTTGCTTCCGGTGAGAGCTTAGCATATGATGACTTGAGCTCAACTCTGGGACTTGCTAAGGGAACGGTGGAAAAGCTGATTGAGAAGCTCGAGGATCTTGAGGTTCTCTTCCCAATAAGGGCTTACGGTTCTTTAGGCAAGGTTGCTCGAAAGACTCCAAAGTATAAGTTTTTGGCACCAATGCTTAGGAGTGCAGTGCTTTACGAGTTTGGGCTGTTTGAAAGAGATTCAAAAACGCTTGGCATGCTTCTTGAGGATGCTGTGGCGCTTTATCTTTACTTGCTCGCTAAGGGGAAGAAGTTGGGGCTTCACTATGATGCTCAAAAGGGAGGTGCAGATTTTATACTGAAAGGACACTCCACAGGGATTGTAATTGAGGTTGGTTGGGGAAGGAAGGGTCTCCGTCAGGTTACAAAGACTATGAAGAAAACGGGGTTAACCTGTGGTGTGGTGGTCTACAATGGGCCTTTGAAAAAGAAAGGCAATGTATGGTTTGTACCAAGGGAGCTCTTTTTACTGATGCTGTGA
- a CDS encoding sodium-dependent transporter, producing MVESVVEGRETWASKIGAILALIGVAVGLGNVWRFPYMLGKFGGAAFLVIYLVLVAVIGIPALWVEFTIARYTKSGPATAFIKAGLPGGKYVGWLLVLVAIMAVSYYLVVIRWVLWYFIASLTGMYTTTDAGTFFNNTLGSISIQAAMDILVLLFIGAILLGGIRRGIERASKIFMPFFYIAFLILMIRVFTLPGASKGLAYYLKPDWSMITPMTILASMGQVFFSLGLGATWIFIYGSYLSDDQDLISSGIWTAVGDTAAAFIAGLVILPAVFAFGIDPTSGPPLIFITLPEVFKQIPGGLIFAALFFLALFLVAVLSAIPGFEIVIDAFREKFNWSRKKTIGLMIVLEFLLGLPTMYDLNFLLYNDLFWGSTMLPIGSLIAIITFAWVLGRVKAFEELKKGSRVRFGGLGETVLYYWVKFVMPIFIILTLFWGWYSFFTS from the coding sequence TTGGTTGAGAGTGTTGTTGAAGGTAGAGAGACGTGGGCTAGTAAAATTGGTGCCATATTGGCCCTAATAGGAGTTGCCGTGGGACTAGGGAATGTGTGGAGATTTCCCTATATGCTGGGAAAATTTGGTGGAGCAGCATTTTTGGTGATCTATCTTGTATTAGTTGCCGTGATAGGAATCCCAGCTTTGTGGGTGGAGTTCACTATTGCGAGATACACAAAGAGCGGTCCGGCAACTGCGTTCATAAAGGCGGGGCTCCCAGGAGGAAAATACGTTGGGTGGCTCTTGGTTCTGGTGGCAATAATGGCGGTATCCTATTATCTTGTTGTAATTAGATGGGTTCTTTGGTACTTCATAGCCTCCTTAACTGGGATGTACACTACCACGGACGCTGGAACCTTCTTCAACAACACGCTTGGAAGCATATCAATACAGGCAGCCATGGATATATTAGTTCTCCTCTTCATAGGTGCGATACTGCTCGGAGGAATTAGGAGGGGAATTGAGAGAGCAAGCAAGATTTTCATGCCCTTCTTCTATATAGCCTTCTTAATCCTCATGATCCGTGTCTTCACGCTCCCAGGAGCGAGTAAGGGATTGGCCTACTACTTAAAACCAGACTGGTCGATGATAACTCCAATGACGATACTCGCATCGATGGGACAGGTATTCTTCAGCCTTGGCCTTGGAGCTACATGGATATTCATATACGGTTCATACCTTTCCGATGATCAGGACCTAATTTCATCGGGAATATGGACCGCAGTTGGTGACACTGCAGCGGCTTTTATTGCTGGACTTGTAATACTCCCGGCAGTATTTGCTTTTGGCATAGATCCAACATCCGGACCGCCGCTAATATTCATCACACTTCCAGAGGTTTTCAAACAGATCCCTGGGGGATTAATATTTGCAGCGTTGTTCTTCCTTGCGCTGTTCCTTGTGGCAGTACTCTCAGCAATTCCTGGGTTTGAGATTGTAATAGATGCATTTAGAGAAAAATTCAATTGGAGCAGGAAGAAAACAATTGGACTCATGATAGTTCTTGAATTCCTGTTAGGTTTGCCTACGATGTACGACCTGAACTTCCTCCTCTACAATGATCTCTTCTGGGGCTCCACAATGCTACCAATAGGTTCACTGATTGCGATAATAACCTTTGCATGGGTATTGGGAAGAGTTAAGGCCTTTGAAGAGCTTAAGAAAGGTTCAAGAGTAAGATTTGGAGGCCTAGGAGAGACCGTCCTGTATTACTGGGTGAAGTTCGTAATGCCAATCTTCATAATTCTAACGTTGTTCTGGGGATGGTATTCATTCTTTACATCTTGA
- a CDS encoding aminotransferase class V-fold PLP-dependent enzyme — protein sequence MDRKAIRKLFPIVHEEGVAYFASCSYGPLSEPVKNAILNYIEDWERKGMNWDFWMEKYEELRKEAAFLLGAHKDEIALVPNVTSGLIAVANSLNYDGKKVVLSDLNFPTVGHVWLAQEKRGARVEFVKGRNWSISLEDIERAVDDDTLVLSEPHVCYQSGFKYHRVKELSEIAHEHGALFILDDAQSTGVIDIDVKKEDVDVLVTTTLKYLLGGAGLGIMYIRRELVEELEPTVTGWFGQENPFAFDIYHLNYAGNARRFETGSPAVPTVITSLEAIKLIKKIDPKKIESHVLSLVSYATELGEEMGLDILSPRNPENMGPMFVFKVNNPHGIAEELLREKIVVSPRGPAIRVAMHIFNSENDVERLFEFLKRYGGGRVG from the coding sequence ATGGACAGAAAAGCTATTAGAAAGCTCTTTCCAATAGTACACGAGGAAGGAGTTGCATATTTTGCATCCTGCTCCTACGGTCCCCTCAGCGAGCCAGTAAAAAATGCAATCCTTAATTACATTGAGGATTGGGAAAGAAAGGGCATGAACTGGGATTTTTGGATGGAAAAATATGAGGAGCTAAGAAAAGAGGCAGCCTTTCTCCTTGGGGCACATAAGGATGAGATAGCCCTTGTTCCCAATGTAACAAGCGGCCTCATTGCGGTAGCAAATTCCCTCAATTACGACGGTAAAAAGGTAGTCCTCAGCGATCTCAATTTCCCCACGGTAGGCCATGTATGGTTGGCCCAGGAAAAGAGAGGAGCTAGAGTAGAATTCGTGAAGGGCAGGAATTGGAGCATAAGTTTGGAGGATATTGAGAGAGCCGTGGACGATGACACTCTCGTTCTCTCAGAACCTCACGTTTGCTATCAGAGTGGTTTCAAGTACCATAGAGTTAAGGAACTTTCGGAAATAGCGCATGAGCATGGCGCTTTGTTCATCTTAGACGATGCTCAATCTACCGGAGTCATAGATATTGACGTGAAGAAGGAGGACGTTGATGTCCTCGTGACAACCACGCTGAAGTATCTTTTAGGTGGCGCTGGTCTTGGAATAATGTACATTCGAAGGGAATTAGTGGAGGAACTAGAACCCACGGTCACGGGATGGTTCGGACAAGAAAATCCATTCGCCTTTGATATCTACCATCTCAACTATGCTGGCAATGCTAGGAGATTTGAAACTGGTTCCCCGGCGGTTCCAACGGTTATAACATCTCTTGAAGCAATCAAGCTCATAAAAAAGATCGATCCGAAAAAGATCGAGTCGCACGTGCTTTCTCTGGTTTCATATGCAACAGAACTCGGAGAAGAAATGGGGTTGGACATACTATCACCAAGGAATCCAGAAAACATGGGCCCAATGTTCGTTTTTAAGGTTAATAACCCTCACGGGATTGCTGAAGAGCTACTTAGAGAGAAGATAGTTGTTTCTCCAAGAGGGCCAGCCATTAGAGTTGCGATGCATATTTTCAACTCTGAGAATGACGTGGAGAGGCTTTTTGAATTTTTGAAGCGTTATGGAGGCGGACGAGTTGGTTGA
- a CDS encoding aminotransferase class V-fold PLP-dependent enzyme: MVENGEIENLKEIRAQFPILKHWVYLNAADQAPPARYWMDAIRECLVFYEAGKIEDVAPYGEATHPFLTTVFFETIKKAAKLLHAKKEEVTNNYRVMTAANLIINDLIKWERGDNVVFTDLDYPSIPYILLNLHRKKGVELRRIKNVNGRIPLEEMEKAIDDRTKLVVINHTMPWSGFTYPNLREISDIAHEHGAYVLDDAFQTVGAIDVNVHKEGVDFLLTGSYKWQCGPEGAGIFYIREELIEEFDPDFRNYLWADIKGGIPFESPEHDNIKHWDYPLVKNANRFDMGTCVTPILFGWNATLDFFLEIGMDRIERRVRKLGSYLIDRLYEIGCKVITPEDKRERHGLIVYTTGDLKLDKKSFERFNVPPAGEKPIKVSLRYVGGVGGIRASTHFFNTKEDIDYLIETQEKVLREEKG, encoded by the coding sequence ATGGTGGAAAATGGAGAAATAGAAAACCTAAAAGAAATCAGAGCCCAATTTCCGATATTGAAACATTGGGTCTATTTGAATGCAGCAGATCAGGCCCCTCCAGCAAGATACTGGATGGATGCCATAAGGGAATGCCTCGTGTTCTATGAGGCAGGAAAAATTGAGGACGTGGCCCCATACGGAGAGGCAACGCACCCGTTCCTAACTACAGTCTTCTTTGAGACAATCAAAAAAGCAGCGAAGCTACTTCATGCAAAGAAGGAAGAAGTGACAAACAACTATAGGGTAATGACGGCTGCGAATCTCATAATAAACGACCTCATAAAATGGGAAAGAGGAGACAATGTGGTCTTCACGGATTTGGATTATCCCTCGATTCCATACATTCTCCTTAATCTCCATAGGAAGAAGGGGGTTGAATTAAGAAGAATAAAGAACGTGAATGGAAGAATTCCATTAGAGGAGATGGAAAAGGCTATAGATGACAGGACGAAGTTAGTAGTGATAAACCACACAATGCCATGGAGTGGCTTTACCTATCCCAACCTCAGGGAGATTTCGGACATAGCTCATGAGCATGGGGCATACGTGTTGGATGATGCTTTCCAAACGGTTGGAGCAATTGACGTAAACGTGCATAAGGAAGGAGTAGACTTTCTCCTCACCGGAAGCTATAAGTGGCAATGTGGACCAGAAGGAGCAGGAATCTTCTATATTAGGGAAGAGCTCATAGAAGAATTTGATCCTGACTTCAGAAACTACCTTTGGGCAGATATTAAAGGAGGCATACCGTTTGAGAGCCCTGAGCATGATAACATAAAACACTGGGACTATCCACTTGTGAAGAACGCGAATAGATTCGACATGGGAACTTGTGTAACTCCAATACTCTTTGGATGGAACGCAACGCTCGACTTTTTCCTTGAAATTGGCATGGATAGGATAGAGCGCAGGGTTAGGAAACTTGGCAGTTACCTTATAGACAGGCTATACGAAATTGGATGCAAGGTCATAACACCCGAGGATAAAAGGGAGAGACATGGCTTGATAGTTTACACCACAGGGGATTTAAAGCTCGATAAGAAAAGTTTCGAACGCTTTAACGTTCCACCAGCTGGAGAAAAGCCCATTAAGGTTTCACTAAGGTATGTAGGAGGTGTCGGTGGAATAAGGGCAAGCACCCACTTCTTCAACACTAAAGAGGACATAGATTACCTAATTGAAACTCAGGAGAAAGTGCTAAGAGAAGAGAAGGGGTGA
- a CDS encoding ATP-binding protein translates to MVGVSSLSLKYAIKNGKLKFSPDLERLKEKGPSAVDESLFAVEFSNFLSGDAPDVYTDPRKFFRATYFTQELKNIIKFAVSRVSGLEGAPAILALDTTFGGGKTHTLIALYHLFNERNVAIAVPEIRELLQEVGISEIPTTKIISIDGHSIDPSKDLWEILGEALDSEELKEGPKDVPTIKEVIRSVGQPVLFLLDELVVYFEKIGASSERADRNKAFLHSLMVAVAGLKTPLVVITIPQSQAYKRASELLSSLVQILERSAKSLSPVSKGDIIKILKKRLVEHVDRNFANRVAKEVAVLYGSYSDTTKIDKLAESYPFNPELVEEVFFGRAALFENFQKTRAIMRIMAKTIVNILAHLDELPDTSLMISAGEIDLSEAAIRDELTRPFGNNFKEIVEVDIANDKGDAHAQEEDRKKEGRTRFGTHTRIATAVYLYSLYPEVQKAGGTPKDIVRVLADTSLKPGTVEEYLIKLYNEVLVHLWRHSGTGKYYFKPEVNPRALVRRHAKDIKDTEVRKSLLKTIPKVFKSTNYLKIHIFEDKVENVEPRSLHLFLTDYEEVLEEYKRVSQEEEFAGKEKSIIVQETFNRIISRMIEITTPNRNAVVIVLPDPEMVPKLTETVKQRIAAENLKKERKDIKDELSEIAKEYEAKTLQMLVATYTSAAYYKGNEIVIIPISSIVSEEAEKKPYSERIFEVLVSKGKVLKSVGLAYVEELMGNKVYIKVKELLDKPAKIPKLPYVPATFLKEGIKNLVKEGKLAYLKWSDGIPLEVGEISTANAAKLLENLKLGTELSEVREGDFVLKREYAEELIEKAKQKKADVIAEKIMKHLSDGYRKFRDLARSLPNYGDEDLKEAIRTSPKLEVWNGEEGLFIRAVNGEELEESERRVLLNGFGGPIEDSTIILTSELAEDIKRRYIIDMGPVGPIGPTKPRGSKGPKKIIVEWPEKGDLWKGLEIAGKGELTDDMGNVLGILALLNVDAKVSLVAKGERVDLKIREVEANDAQKLEDAARAVSEIEEDIDYTIILEFSEGIEVDDEVLDYIEPLKDTKSKKEFTVEREA, encoded by the coding sequence ATGGTGGGAGTTAGCTCACTTTCACTAAAATATGCGATAAAGAATGGAAAACTCAAGTTCTCCCCCGATCTCGAAAGACTGAAAGAAAAGGGGCCAAGTGCCGTTGACGAATCTCTGTTCGCAGTCGAGTTCTCGAACTTTCTGAGCGGAGACGCTCCAGATGTGTACACAGACCCAAGAAAGTTCTTTAGAGCGACATATTTTACCCAAGAACTAAAGAACATCATCAAGTTCGCAGTCTCTCGTGTTAGTGGTCTCGAAGGAGCCCCTGCAATATTAGCTCTAGACACAACATTTGGTGGTGGTAAGACACACACGTTAATAGCGCTCTATCACCTTTTTAACGAGCGGAACGTTGCCATAGCTGTTCCAGAAATTAGAGAGCTCCTTCAAGAGGTCGGGATTTCAGAGATTCCGACAACCAAGATAATCTCCATAGACGGACATAGTATTGACCCTTCCAAGGATTTGTGGGAGATACTTGGTGAGGCCTTGGATAGCGAAGAACTAAAAGAGGGCCCCAAGGACGTTCCAACAATAAAGGAGGTCATCAGAAGCGTAGGACAGCCGGTTCTCTTCCTTTTGGACGAGCTGGTTGTGTATTTTGAGAAAATAGGTGCTTCCAGCGAGAGGGCCGACAGAAACAAAGCGTTTCTTCATTCACTCATGGTGGCTGTTGCGGGCCTTAAAACGCCCTTGGTTGTCATAACGATTCCTCAATCTCAGGCGTACAAGAGGGCATCCGAACTCCTTAGTAGCCTCGTTCAAATCCTTGAAAGGAGTGCTAAGAGCCTTTCCCCGGTATCAAAAGGTGACATCATTAAGATTCTCAAAAAACGTCTCGTCGAACACGTGGATAGAAACTTCGCAAACAGGGTTGCCAAAGAAGTGGCGGTTCTCTATGGTTCGTACAGTGACACCACTAAGATAGACAAACTTGCAGAGTCGTATCCATTCAACCCAGAACTCGTCGAGGAAGTGTTCTTCGGGAGGGCGGCCCTCTTTGAGAACTTTCAGAAGACCAGGGCGATAATGAGGATAATGGCAAAAACGATAGTCAACATCCTCGCCCACTTGGATGAATTACCTGATACCAGCCTGATGATATCCGCAGGTGAGATAGACCTTTCTGAGGCCGCGATAAGGGATGAGCTCACGCGGCCTTTTGGAAACAACTTCAAGGAAATCGTTGAGGTTGACATTGCCAACGATAAGGGAGATGCGCATGCCCAGGAGGAGGATCGTAAGAAAGAGGGTCGTACTCGCTTTGGAACCCACACGAGAATAGCAACTGCCGTTTACTTGTATTCCCTCTACCCAGAAGTCCAAAAGGCAGGTGGAACACCCAAAGACATCGTTAGAGTTCTTGCAGACACTTCCCTTAAACCCGGAACTGTGGAGGAGTACCTTATAAAACTCTACAACGAGGTTTTGGTTCACCTCTGGCGTCACTCTGGGACTGGCAAGTACTACTTCAAGCCCGAGGTTAACCCGAGAGCGCTCGTTCGCAGGCATGCAAAGGACATAAAGGACACAGAGGTTCGCAAGAGCCTATTAAAGACCATACCAAAGGTCTTCAAGAGCACGAACTACCTAAAAATACACATATTTGAGGACAAAGTGGAGAACGTTGAACCAAGAAGCCTCCATCTATTCCTTACTGATTACGAAGAAGTCCTTGAGGAATACAAGCGGGTCTCCCAGGAAGAGGAATTTGCAGGTAAGGAGAAAAGTATCATAGTCCAGGAGACGTTCAACAGGATAATCAGCAGGATGATAGAGATAACGACCCCTAACAGGAACGCCGTTGTGATAGTGCTCCCTGACCCTGAGATGGTTCCAAAGCTCACTGAGACAGTCAAACAAAGAATCGCCGCTGAGAACCTGAAAAAAGAGCGCAAGGACATAAAGGACGAGCTATCCGAGATTGCCAAGGAGTACGAAGCCAAGACCCTTCAGATGCTGGTTGCCACGTACACTTCCGCCGCATACTACAAAGGAAATGAGATCGTCATAATTCCAATAAGTTCCATTGTATCTGAAGAGGCTGAGAAGAAACCGTATTCTGAGAGAATCTTTGAAGTCTTAGTAAGCAAGGGCAAGGTTCTGAAGAGTGTAGGGCTTGCTTACGTTGAAGAACTCATGGGGAACAAAGTGTACATCAAAGTCAAAGAACTGCTCGATAAACCCGCCAAAATACCCAAACTTCCGTACGTTCCGGCCACGTTTTTGAAGGAGGGAATAAAGAACCTTGTAAAAGAGGGCAAACTTGCCTATCTGAAGTGGTCCGACGGAATTCCACTTGAAGTCGGGGAAATCAGTACAGCGAACGCTGCAAAGCTTCTTGAGAACTTAAAACTGGGAACGGAGCTATCCGAGGTCAGGGAAGGAGATTTCGTTCTCAAGAGGGAGTACGCCGAGGAGCTGATTGAGAAGGCCAAGCAGAAGAAGGCAGATGTGATAGCAGAGAAGATAATGAAGCACCTATCAGACGGCTACCGCAAGTTCCGGGATCTTGCACGGAGCCTCCCGAACTATGGGGATGAAGATTTGAAAGAGGCAATCAGAACGTCCCCCAAGTTGGAAGTCTGGAACGGAGAAGAGGGGCTGTTCATAAGGGCAGTTAATGGAGAGGAGCTCGAAGAGTCTGAAAGAAGGGTATTGCTTAACGGCTTTGGAGGGCCAATAGAAGACTCGACAATCATTCTTACCTCAGAGCTTGCAGAGGACATTAAAAGGAGATACATAATAGACATGGGTCCTGTGGGACCTATTGGGCCTACCAAACCTCGTGGCTCGAAAGGTCCTAAAAAAATAATCGTTGAATGGCCAGAGAAAGGAGACCTCTGGAAGGGACTGGAGATTGCGGGCAAAGGTGAGCTCACGGACGACATGGGCAACGTCCTTGGAATTCTCGCGTTGCTTAACGTTGATGCCAAGGTAAGCCTCGTGGCCAAGGGAGAAAGGGTTGATCTCAAGATACGTGAGGTTGAGGCTAATGACGCCCAGAAACTGGAAGATGCGGCAAGAGCCGTTTCAGAGATTGAGGAGGACATCGATTACACCATAATTCTTGAGTTCTCAGAGGGAATCGAGGTAGATGATGAGGTACTTGATTACATTGAGCCATTGAAGGACACGAAGTCCAAGAAGGAATTCACCGTTGAGAGGGAAGCTTGA